From the Leptospira sp. WS60.C2 genome, one window contains:
- a CDS encoding M23 family metallopeptidase: protein MKKKIKEITSVFSQDNPKIKKQIDKVKEKGHQRMTILVIPHGYDSSFHFQISHFTILFFLGLTLGLLSLAIFGIVRSNNTQSQINQLSKIYGTYFDTYITHANQLEEMKEEYSKLNENMLELFTLIDGNDEELLKIPAEDWIESTAVDSLQKEEKEDKQLDIGRKYLNEIYELRQLKHRMDNYQRLVEANFQFLYQRSDILSRSPLFNPMYSYNLTSPFGMRKSPTTGYWEYHDGLDMANATGTPIYAAAPGRVVRVTYSNVGYGHHVIIQHDFGFSTLYGHCSRIYVRNGQEVKAGEQIAEVGATGNVTGPHLHYEIFISEEGKTDPEQYMQAGVF from the coding sequence ATGAAGAAAAAAATTAAAGAGATTACGTCTGTTTTTTCACAAGACAATCCGAAAATCAAGAAACAGATTGATAAGGTGAAAGAAAAAGGTCACCAACGGATGACCATTCTCGTGATCCCCCACGGATATGATAGTTCTTTCCACTTTCAAATATCACATTTTACCATCTTATTTTTTTTGGGACTCACTTTAGGTCTATTGAGTTTGGCAATTTTTGGAATTGTTCGCTCCAATAACACACAGTCACAAATCAACCAACTCTCCAAAATTTACGGAACTTATTTTGATACCTATATCACACATGCCAATCAACTAGAAGAAATGAAAGAAGAGTATTCCAAACTCAACGAAAACATGTTGGAACTTTTTACATTGATTGATGGCAATGATGAAGAATTATTAAAAATACCAGCGGAAGACTGGATTGAATCCACAGCTGTTGATTCACTCCAAAAAGAAGAAAAAGAAGACAAACAACTCGACATTGGTCGAAAGTATCTAAATGAAATTTATGAACTGAGACAACTCAAACACCGAATGGATAATTACCAACGTTTGGTGGAAGCAAATTTCCAATTTTTATACCAAAGGTCTGATATATTGTCCCGATCTCCTTTGTTCAATCCAATGTATTCTTACAATTTAACTTCTCCATTCGGGATGAGAAAGTCACCAACGACAGGTTATTGGGAATACCATGATGGTTTGGATATGGCAAATGCCACTGGCACACCAATTTATGCTGCCGCTCCCGGACGAGTGGTCCGTGTCACTTACTCCAATGTTGGATATGGACACCATGTGATCATCCAACATGACTTCGGCTTTAGCACGTTATACGGTCACTGCTCCAGAATTTATGTAAGAAATGGGCAAGAAGTGAAAGCTGGTGAACAGATTGCGGAAGTAGGAGCGACTGGCAACGTAACGGGACCTCACCTTCATTATGAAATTTTCATTTCTGAGGAAGGAAAAACTGATCCAGAACAATACATGCAAGCTGGAGTTTTCTGA
- a CDS encoding vancomycin high temperature exclusion protein, translating to MTNHDSYINKTLRFLSRVKWKSLFLGLSVFFGILVFVTLASNLGFWMVYQNSIHSSLTSEIPEAEVAIVPGAAVYGKTPSPVLMDRLECGLKLYKERKVKKILLSGDNGQSDYNELRPMLEYMLSHQVKPDDIFVDHAGFRTLDTLIRAKEVFLVKKAIFVSQSFFLPRAIYLGQELELELYGYECNLRTYKKETYYIFREFSARMLAWWDIQWDTPPKYLGKPYPIEGSGMSTWKGSIPVSLPK from the coding sequence ATGACGAACCACGATTCCTACATAAATAAGACGCTCCGATTCCTTTCCAGGGTCAAGTGGAAATCCCTGTTTCTGGGTTTGTCAGTTTTTTTTGGTATTCTTGTTTTTGTCACATTGGCTTCCAATTTAGGATTTTGGATGGTATACCAGAATTCCATTCACTCCAGTCTCACTTCGGAAATCCCTGAAGCAGAAGTTGCCATTGTTCCTGGAGCTGCTGTTTATGGAAAAACACCTTCGCCCGTTCTTATGGATCGTTTGGAATGTGGACTTAAGTTGTACAAAGAAAGAAAGGTAAAAAAAATCTTACTTTCAGGTGACAATGGACAATCGGATTACAACGAACTTCGACCGATGCTTGAGTACATGTTGTCACATCAAGTCAAACCAGATGATATCTTTGTGGATCATGCTGGCTTTCGAACTCTTGATACCTTGATTCGTGCTAAAGAAGTTTTTTTAGTGAAAAAAGCAATCTTCGTTAGCCAATCCTTTTTTTTGCCAAGAGCTATATATCTTGGCCAAGAATTAGAACTGGAGTTATACGGCTACGAATGTAACCTACGAACTTATAAGAAGGAAACGTATTATATTTTTCGAGAGTTTTCTGCAAGAATGCTTGCTTGGTGGGATATCCAGTGGGATACACCACCTAAGTATCTTGGAAAACCATATCCGATTGAAGGTAGTGGAATGAGCACTTGGAAAGGTTCTATTCCTGTTTCGTTACCTAAGTGA